One Megalobrama amblycephala isolate DHTTF-2021 linkage group LG15, ASM1881202v1, whole genome shotgun sequence genomic window, tcGGGAATCTTGTAAGAGATTACCAGGAGTAAAGCACAAGTACCACATAATAAAAAGACGATACTGGACCAAGGAACAGATTGAAACTCAGGCTTAAATTCATAGGGAATGTAATCAAGGTGAACAGAAACAGGTGTGTGGAACTAATTAACAACTATGGAGACTAAATAAGGAACAGAACTCAGGAATAGCAAAACGGAACAGAATGAAACTAAACCAAAATACAACAAACACATTACGTACTTATGATGAAACTCTATTAGATTCTAAGAGAAATAAAGATAACATTGTCATTTTCACATTCCTTATCCTCAGCTCATTACCCATTGATGAGATTTTATAGAAATCATATGAAATAGATTAACTCAACTAACAATATATAAATCTAAAGGTGAGAACTAGAAGCTATAATGTCGTGTCTAGGACAGCTTAGAGGTTTTGCAGACACGCACATTCTATTGTCAGTTTGTAGTAAACAAAATAGTTGCTAACATCAGTCACtgaacatttaacattttaaatgacattaaaaaccGGCTGGACCAGATCAACTGTGATTAGGTTACACACCACACCTAATGCTGGATTTTTTCCCTTTTGTTTGTGAAAACTTTAACcttctggagtctgaggctgatttggggcttggagaagttttgacatgccctgacatttgtgtttttttcagttgttcatacacatataaatgacaaacgtgtcattacactgtattcagcacaaactagcctacaataatatgtgaggaacatgtatgtacatgtttgtatttttgaaggaataatgtttatgcgtggttattgaaaaaacaaaaaacttaagtcactgaaataaggccaaaaaaagtatattaaatctgtgttcacaagacttttgggtattggaggttgtagaccacagtttttgcttcagaattatgtaaaaatgatgctgcctactccttcatataaagcaatatattgatttagtttttgtaagacactttttgtcaagaaacacagtatgcgtggaggcgtgaatctgcatgaataatgggccatttacacctgagaagaaaaaaaagaatcacataataatgacctgaaatgacttgcacattaatgaggcctttcagtcaggtaggctgtgaaaaaaaccctctgtaataatgtctcagctcatcataaacagcaatactgtgaaatattatttaaaattctattatattctattatattctttaaaatataatgtatttctgtgatgcaaagtgtctgaacaattatgttacctctatggcatttcatataggcttttagcttaaggCGAGACACTACAGGTAAatagggattttttttaaatgagaagTTATCACTGTGAAACTTCTCCAGTTTATTACTGGCataaacataagaaaaaaatgtattacaagttttgtgtaaatatatgttttaatatgcaaatgaggccatatatacttaaatatacgctcatttgcatacatttccaaaaacaaaatctggAAATTGGAAAGGTCCAGGTTTAAAATTCTTGGTTCTATTTGTTGACATATTAGATGAAAGGGCTTTTACAGAGGGGATTCTGGATATCTTATTTTGTGATGTAAATTAGAGAATACTGACAATAGCCTTAAAAAACCTATTTTCGCCATGTTTTTTTGAGTAAAAGGACCTATAACACAGGATAGGAATgatatatcaacaaatccctctgtaCAAGCCTTCAGAATATAGTTAAGTATAAGTCTGGAAAAGTTGGTGCTTATAGGTGCTACTGAAGTGGATATATCTGACTCTGAGTGTGAGAAAAatctcattttgagaaaacggcctttaaagTTTTATATTGTATAATTTCATACATTTCTGTTGAAACCCCCaactaacaaacaaaatatatattcagtttATTAATATCAGTATTATGTAATATCTAAAACACATGGAAattgataaatgaataaattattaataacaatagcCTTAAGCTGAAGAGAACTACcttaacaaacacacataacagtcacaaaaactcattttgagaaaacggcctttaaagTTTTATATTGTATAATTTCATACATTTCTATTGAAACCCCCAAcctacaaacaaaatatatattcagtttattaatatcagtattatataatatttaaaacacatggaaattgataaattaataaattattaataacaatagtCTTAAGCTGAAGAGAACTACCTTAACAAACGCACATTAACAGTCACAAAAACTGCAAACAAACTGTGTCTGTTTGTTGTATGTCCATCTATAACTAAATTAATCTAATAAACAGCTCCCTGTCTGTTTACAGCCTAAATGTCCATGCCTGCACCATATGTAGGCCCCTCTTCGTTCTCCTGTCGGTGTCTTTTCACCTTTTTGGCTGAGCTTACGCTTAGGCGCCTGCGTTTCACACGGGTGGACTGAAAAATGTTCGCTTTTGAAAGTCTAACCATGTCAGTGTAACTGCATGtatttacattgataactgtaCACTGAAGCCACAACTTATCCATGACAGAGGCACCTTCATTAAAAGTGGCAATAGCCATACTGGCTGCAGCCTCAACCCTGCTTTTCCCCACAAATACTGTTTTCGGACATCGGGCCCATATGACAGAGTTGAGGCACTCATTTGCATTTTGAGTGCCTCCATGCTGCATGCGCTGTAGCAGACTGTCACTGGACATTCGGTGATACACAGGGATAAGCTTCTTTCCCACTTCACGTGACAGAAAGTTTTTAGTGTGATGCTTGTGGGACTCTGGTGTTTCTCCATTCTCCTCTGCTCTCCTGTACCAACACCACAATGGACTGCACCTCGTATGTAATGGATTGTCATCACTAGACATGTTGTGAAGGAGACCTGCCCAGATCTCAGCTTTCATTTTATCTATGGAGCCCTGGTTATTAATAATAGCCCCCCTGTAAAAATGTTGCAAGGCTTTACATTTAGGGGCAGTCAGCTTGCCCAGACCCTTGCCCCCTAATTGACCTAATTTACTTAGTTTCCTAAGTGCTGTACCCATGCGCTTATGGGCATGATTTATGCACTCCAATTTCACAATTTCATGTCCAGGGTATGGGTTGAGGGCAACCACCTCCTTAAATGCAGCACTATCTCCATCTGACAGCATCTCAGTATATCGCACCTGGTGACGACTGACTGACCTGGCCCACATCCTCTTAGCTGCCTCCTGCTCCATTGCTTTACTTGAACCTGCAAAATTTTTAGCACAGTCAGTGTGTGCCTCCCTCCAGCTTTCAAATTCCTGGTCTGTTATTTTTCCTTCTCGCTTGGCACTATTCTTTAAGGCACATGCATGACAGTAGGAGGACAAGACCTCAAAGTCTATTACTAGACCTGTAAGGACGTCAATGCACACACCGATGCCATAATTTGAAGTGAAACCTCTTTTATGCCAGGTTCCATCAAAAGACACGCTGATGTTTATAACTGCATCTTCATCCTCCATCAGTAACCTTGCCACATCTGCATCAACCTCAGCATAAGCCTGCCTGATCTGCTCCCTGGCCCTGTGCAATGACCCCAAGCCTCTCTCAATTTCTGCAACTACAGTGAAACaaatactgtataaataaatgttgatttaATCAGGTTTTATTCATAGTGCACATATAACTTAACTTATTTTGTAAAAGACAGTGGATTCTTATCTGATTATCTGATTATGATATGATtatgttatgtgtgtgtgtgcgttaaagtaaatctctccaacaaaaTATACTGAATAtcataacatttatttgttaatattgtatgtataaatatgtttacatttttatgatataATGTGCATTATGAGGGGAATAAATGTAATGCCACTCTCACTTCTGACACTATCACAAGACAAAAGCATTTGGACACTACACTGCTTGGTTTTCTGGCTCAACCTTTTTCATACCTGTCACTTTTCTGTTGTGTCTCTGATAAGTCTTAAGGTGAAGGGAAGGTATCCCCAACACCTTGCTGATTTTTTTGAGAGCTGCATACCCCATTCCTAATTCATGTGCTAAGAGCACCATCCGCACATTCACATCAAATGCAACGTCGTTCCTGGACTCGTCTTGCAGACGCGTAGATGTGTAAACACTTCTGCAGTACCTATCTCTCTCACACAGACTACACTCCAGCAACACACTGCTACAGAACCCATGATTCTGTGGAACGATGTTAATTTTCAGCCCTGATCCGGCACAGTTAGGACAACACAAACCACTAACTAATTCATTCAATCGTGCGACGTGAATTATGAGCCATTCCGGTGTGGCGCGGCTGTCATTCCCTTCAACAgactctctctttccctttccAAATGAAAGCTTACGCGATGAGGCACTGGCTGATGGGGTTTCATCGTCTAATGTGTTGTTTACTTTCGTTTTACTAGCTCTTGCAAGTGACAGCTGTTGCCGTCTTTTCTGTGAAACTTTATGAGCTGATTTCGGTGTTGTCGGCATTTTCTCTCAGGTGCAGAATAAACAAGGAAGCGTGACGCCTGAGCATCAATCACGTAGTCGGAAATTCACattgaccaatcagatgtgGTTTTCGGCTGTAGATTCCCCGGAAAACTTTTGCGGTTGGTTATTTCTACAAAGGAAATGCCCATATTTGGATTAGACAGCGCTGTTAATGAGACTGAGAGCTTTACAATGATACCAGGCATGACATGTTTCTGTGAATGGAGACGGCACGGGAGCTCGCGTTAGAATGCTAACTTTTGGTGATTCCCGATAGAAATCTAAAGGCGCAAGTTgacaaaatataatgaaataatcaccttaatgtgtaatgttgacatattttttattttgacatgaaaGCTTACATGTTAAGGGAGCAAACTggcccaaaatctcaaaattgaccacTGCATGAAAAAACGATGTTTTCACCTGCCGTGTCTCgccttaaaagcatgcacatttggagaaatattgatggattcttatatatttatgtcaattttctatactgagaagtaatatttattgtcatcactatgagtgctggatactgtgttttcaattcatacttgcagccggagggcgctctctgtacacctttagtccacaaattattctaaagaagaagaggacatttcaggaatggtgttttcaattcatacttgcagccggagggcgctctctgtacacctttaggccacaaattcatataaagaagaaaaggaactaggaactaacggcatgtcttctagagatcgctaaccattgctttaacatccaaataaacacttttcaagacaataaatacatgattgagacgatgaatgcatgtattgcctctgaatttgcatctgaatagcgctggctccgtgggcgtggccgcattagcggataatgagctgaatcacagacttctgacatggctctcttttcatacagattacataaacacagaatgtttgttttcgatttgacttgcacgatttaaaacctgacatttcaacgtttctttagacgtaagtgtcattttttttgtcattagtattcataagttacagttaattttctgagaactatcagattggacttcgttcagagggagaggagagatcacgcatcatgttagttttctttattttacaaaaagca contains:
- the LOC125247027 gene encoding uncharacterized protein LOC125247027, whose protein sequence is MPTTPKSAHKVSQKRRQQLSLARASKTKVNNTLDDETPSASASSRKLSFGKGKRESVEGNDSRATPEWLIIHVARLNELVSGLCCPNCAGSGLKINIVPQNHGFCSSVLLECSLCERDRYCRSVYTSTRLQDESRNDVAFDVNVRMVLLAHELGMGYAALKKISKVLGIPSLHLKTYQRHNRKVTVAEIERGLGSLHRAREQIRQAYAEVDADVARLLMEDEDAVINISVSFDGTWHKRGFTSNYGIGVCIDVLTGLVIDFEVLSSYCHACALKNSAKREGKITDQEFESWREAHTDCAKNFAGSSKAMEQEAAKRMWARSVSRHQVRYTEMLSDGDSAAFKEVVALNPYPGHEIVKLECINHAHKRMGTALRKLSKLGQLGGKGLGKLTAPKCKALQHFYRGAIINNQGSIDKMKAEIWAGLLHNMSSDDNPLHTRCSPLWCWYRRAEENGETPESHKHHTKNFLSREVGKKLIPVYHRMSSDSLLQRMQHGGTQNANECLNSVIWARCPKTVFVGKSRVEAAASMAIATFNEGASVMDKLWLQCTVINVNTCSYTDMVRLSKANIFQSTRVKRRRLSVSSAKKVKRHRQENEEGPTYGAGMDI